Proteins from a single region of Verrucomicrobiota bacterium:
- a CDS encoding M23 family metallopeptidase has product MKTALLGLTVFGWFAITGAAAPPFRFPTANQALLEPGGEARFFVGTAGSSWTSGTFGCVRSGGSRVHEGIDIRAVSRDPQGEPLDPVWASAEGVVVHVSRHSGLSNYGKYVVLRHRIEGLEVLTLYAHLSEIRAGLKNGVGVKSGEVLGRMGRTTNTRERISKDRAHLHFEVDLLASPRFAEWFRKHLPGQTNDHGLYNGRNLLGLDPRWLFLAQAEHGHQFSLLRFLRSQPMMFRVRLRDAAWAWAQRQPALVQWDRPIEPSAIAGYDVWFNFNGVPFKSVPRTQQELGPGTSVEVLEVNQDERLKHPCRQLVRKEGARWVLAPAGLSLLDLLRR; this is encoded by the coding sequence GTGAAGACCGCGCTGCTGGGGTTGACTGTTTTTGGGTGGTTCGCGATCACGGGCGCCGCCGCCCCGCCGTTTCGCTTTCCGACCGCCAACCAGGCCCTGCTCGAACCGGGCGGCGAGGCACGCTTTTTTGTCGGCACCGCCGGCTCAAGCTGGACTTCCGGCACTTTCGGGTGCGTTCGGTCGGGCGGATCCCGCGTGCACGAAGGCATCGACATTCGCGCCGTCTCGCGGGACCCACAGGGAGAACCCCTCGATCCAGTCTGGGCCTCCGCGGAGGGCGTCGTCGTTCACGTGTCGCGGCACTCCGGCTTGTCGAACTATGGGAAATACGTGGTCCTGAGACACCGCATCGAGGGGTTGGAAGTGCTGACGCTCTACGCCCATTTGAGCGAAATTCGAGCGGGATTGAAGAATGGAGTCGGGGTCAAGTCGGGCGAGGTGCTCGGCCGCATGGGCCGCACCACCAACACGCGTGAACGCATCTCCAAAGACCGGGCGCATCTGCATTTCGAAGTGGATCTCTTGGCGAGCCCACGGTTTGCGGAATGGTTTCGAAAACATCTGCCGGGACAAACGAATGATCACGGACTCTACAACGGCAGGAACCTTCTGGGGCTGGATCCGAGATGGCTCTTTCTCGCCCAGGCCGAGCATGGCCATCAGTTCAGTTTGCTGCGATTCCTCAGGTCGCAGCCGATGATGTTTCGCGTGCGCCTGCGCGACGCGGCATGGGCCTGGGCCCAACGCCAGCCCGCGCTCGTCCAGTGGGATCGCCCCATCGAACCATCGGCCATCGCGGGTTACGACGTGTGGTTTAACTTCAACGGTGTGCCCTTCAAATCCGTTCCCCGAACCCAACAAGAACTCGGACCGGGAACGTCCGTCGAGGTGCTCGAAGTGAATCAGGATGAGCGTCTCAAACACCCCTGCCGCCAGTTGGTCCGGAAGGAGGGGGCGCGATGGGTGCTCGCTCCGGCGGGCCTTTCACTCCTCGATCTGCTCCGGCGCTGA
- a CDS encoding ribulokinase, translated as MPNDTRYAAGLDYGTNSVRCLIVRAEDGAEIASAVAAYASGEEGILLEARNPDLARQHPRDYLDGTQKAVQAALELARQADPAFEPARVAGIGIDATGSTPLPIGPDHRPLAFQDRFANNLHAMAWLWKDHTATEEAASLTKQAKREHPEYLAKCGGTYSSEWFWAKMWHCARQAPEVSRAASHWIELSDWIPAVLTGTESQPSRNRCAAGHKGLYHDAWGGYPSDSFLGGLHPELARFRKPLGGVRAKSMNEPAGRLTDPWAAQLGLPGGMPVAVGALDAHFGAVGSGIRPGVLVKILGTSTCDIMVAPLDPPLPDVPGLCGMVPGSVLPGYYGLEAGQSAVGDLFNWWVHRIAPAGATHDRLSMEAGQLAPGESGLLALDWNNGNRTVLADQRLTGLLLGQTLATRPAEIYRALIEATAFGARMIMERFEDFGVRVEQVVTCGGIAEKSPLVMQIYADVTGRPMRISRSSQTCALGAAIAGAVVAGLHPSVPAACAAMTGVKSATYDPNPDSAQVYQELFPLYRALHDAFGTSQTALDMGAVMKRLLEIRDRVRNL; from the coding sequence ATGCCGAACGACACTCGTTATGCCGCGGGATTGGATTATGGGACCAACTCGGTCCGCTGTTTGATCGTCCGCGCCGAGGACGGGGCCGAAATCGCATCCGCCGTTGCCGCTTACGCGTCGGGAGAAGAAGGAATCCTGCTCGAGGCGCGCAATCCGGATCTGGCCCGGCAGCATCCGCGGGATTACTTGGACGGCACCCAAAAGGCGGTGCAAGCCGCGTTGGAGCTGGCCCGTCAAGCCGATCCCGCGTTCGAACCCGCCCGGGTGGCCGGAATCGGCATCGACGCCACGGGCAGCACTCCCCTGCCCATCGGCCCTGATCACCGTCCGCTCGCGTTTCAGGATCGATTCGCGAACAATCTTCATGCGATGGCCTGGTTGTGGAAGGATCACACCGCCACGGAAGAAGCGGCGAGTTTGACGAAGCAAGCCAAGCGCGAACATCCCGAGTATTTGGCGAAATGCGGAGGCACCTATTCGTCAGAATGGTTCTGGGCGAAAATGTGGCATTGCGCGCGTCAGGCTCCGGAAGTTTCCCGGGCGGCGTCGCATTGGATCGAGTTGTCGGATTGGATCCCGGCGGTCTTGACCGGCACCGAGTCTCAGCCCTCGAGAAACCGATGCGCGGCCGGTCACAAGGGACTGTATCACGACGCTTGGGGCGGCTATCCCAGCGACTCATTTCTGGGCGGATTGCATCCGGAGTTGGCCCGATTTCGGAAGCCTTTGGGCGGGGTACGCGCCAAGTCCATGAACGAACCGGCCGGACGGCTGACGGATCCTTGGGCGGCCCAACTTGGATTGCCGGGAGGCATGCCGGTGGCCGTGGGCGCGCTGGATGCCCATTTCGGCGCCGTGGGGTCCGGCATCCGCCCGGGCGTGTTGGTCAAGATTCTGGGCACATCCACGTGCGATATCATGGTGGCGCCATTGGACCCTCCCCTGCCTGACGTGCCCGGATTGTGCGGCATGGTGCCGGGGTCGGTGCTCCCGGGTTACTACGGTCTGGAAGCCGGACAAAGCGCGGTGGGGGATTTGTTCAACTGGTGGGTGCATCGCATCGCGCCGGCCGGCGCGACCCACGATCGTTTGTCCATGGAAGCGGGTCAACTCGCGCCGGGGGAATCCGGGTTGCTGGCGCTCGACTGGAACAATGGCAACCGCACGGTGCTGGCGGATCAGAGGCTCACGGGCTTGCTTCTGGGTCAAACCCTGGCGACAAGGCCCGCCGAAATCTATCGGGCGTTGATCGAAGCCACGGCTTTTGGCGCCCGCATGATCATGGAGCGCTTCGAGGATTTTGGCGTTCGTGTCGAACAGGTTGTGACCTGTGGCGGCATCGCCGAGAAGAGCCCCTTGGTCATGCAGATCTACGCCGATGTGACGGGACGGCCGATGCGCATCTCCAGGTCGAGCCAAACCTGCGCATTGGGAGCGGCCATCGCCGGAGCGGTGGTCGCAGGCCTGCATCCTTCAGTCCCGGCTGCATGCGCCGCCATGACCGGCGTCAAGTCTGCCACCTACGATCCGAATCCGGATTCCGCCCAGGTCTATCAGGAGTTGTTTCCACTTTACCGTGCCCTCCACGACGCGTTTGGAACCAGCCAAACCGCCCTGGATATGGGCGCCGTCATGAAGCGCCTGCTTGAAATCAGGGATCGAGTGAGGAATCTGTGA